The Flavobacterium faecale genomic sequence TCTGTTTTTCTTTTAATTCTATATTTTCTAAATTGGCTTTTGTGGCATCGTATTTTATTTTTGCAAATTGATTTTTGGCATTGTTACGCACTTTTTTGATGCTGTCATCAAGTACTACAAATTCTTGCGCATACGTATTGGTGCTGTTCGTCGCAGTATTGCGCATCAGGAACGAGAGTGCTTGCAATTGCTCGTCGACACTATTGGTTTCCTTGGCATTGTGTAGTGCGAGTTGTGCGTACGAGAGCGATTTTTGGATGTTGATACTTTTGTAAAAATCGGCTAGATGGCTGTAACTTTCTATACAACCATACAAATTATGGGCTTGTTTACGTAAGACCAGTGCTTCTTCCATCAAAGGTAATCCAATTTTTGGAGCACCATTTTTGGCTTGTGCATAGCCAAGATTGTCCATTAAAATTACTTTTTTGTGCGGCAAACTATCCAATTCTGGCATTTTTAGAGCCGGCTCAAGTAGTGCAATAGCTTCTGGATAGCGTGCTTGCTCGATATAAACGGTGGCGATATTATTGATGGGTGTAAATTTCAATTTGGGAGTAGCAACGGTTTCCAAAATGTAATTGTAGTAGCCAATGGCATCTTCATAATTTTTCTGCTCTTTGGAGTTGATTCCGAGTAGATTTTGGATAGCGAGTTTGTACTCGGGCTTGGAAACAGCATACGGAATCGCCTCTATCAACGTTTCTTCAGAACCAGCATAATCGCCCACAATTTGCTGAATTTTAGCCATTTTAATTAGATTGTATGTCAAGTTGTTACTGTCTTTTTGAACTTTAAAAAGCAAGTTGGCAGCATTGTATTTTCGATACGCATTGTCGTATTTAGCGGCATCAAATAATGTATCGGCAGTCGAACTGAGGTCGTTCGCTGTTTTTTGATCAATTGTAATGTTGGAATCTTTTTCTTGTTTTTGGGTCTCTTTTTGGCAAGAAACAGCAAACAATATAAGGAAGAAATAAAATATAATCGGGGATCGTTGCATTTGGGTAAACTTTCCCCGAAAATAATAATAATTTTAGAAAATAAGTGGCATTATCTCATTATTCTCTACGCTTTATGTCAATGTCGTCATCTCCAGGACCTTGAATATAATAGGAACAAAGTTGGTTTTTTTGTGCTTTTTCAAGCAAAACATCGATGTCTTTTGGTGTTGGTAAATCGCTGTTGTTGCTGTACACATGTTGCGCATTTGTTACTCCTGTAAAAGCTAATAAGGCTACAATAATTGCATTTTTCATAAGGTTTGATATTAAAAATTAGACATGGATTGGCCTGTTCGAATCGTTGGATCGAAATTTTTGAAGGCCATTTTAAGGTTGCTTACCTGTGGTGGGAAGTTTGCTAAAGAGCCACAAAAGGACTTGGTTGAACTTCCCAGACATCCAAATCGGTTTTGTAGCAGTAGCTGTTTTTAGAACTTGTTTTGTACATTTGCTAGCGTCGCGTCACAGCAGTGCACCGTTTTCTGATGCAAAGGAAGGGCAGCTTTGGTGGTATAATCGACTGGAATTCCGATGATTCCTAGAATTCCTTCCTATTCCGTATAATTCCGTTTGCTTATGAACAACAATGATATCGAAGATTACAAAAGCGCAATCTTGGCCCAATACGACCTGGGAAAAAAGGGTCGGTGGAACCAATTTTTATGGGATCCATCAAGAGCTAAATTGAGAAATTTGTGTTTCGAATTGTTTAAAGAGCATTCGCATCCAGATGATCTGGCCAGTTTCAAAACTTTTTGTGGTTTTGACTTCAGCCTGGAACATGGTAATAAGTTGAAGGTCGTAACGGATAAATTTAGACCTCTAGAAACATTTTTCAAGAGAGAGACCAATTTAAGTGATCTTGCAGCTATAAATATGGCCGCAATTTTGGTTGGTTATGAAGTTCGCCCTTTTTCGAAATTTGTAAAAAAACACGAAGTAGCCATAGTGTTGAATGAACAGAAGAGCGCAAGCAGCGTATCATTCGAACCTGAAAAAAATTCAGTCGATCTGGATCTGGTGGTACGCAACGGCGGAAATAAATGGAATTACAAATCCATTATACCAATTGTGATAGTGAGTGTAGTTGTTTGTAGTGTTGCTTTTTTTTATTTCTCGAAAGACGCTTGTATGCAGTGGCAAGGCGATCATTATGAGCAGGTAGATTGCGAAGATAATTCGGCTTTTGGATTGGTAAGAGCCAGTTCAAAATCACCTTTGAACAAGAATATTTTTGGTTTAAAGAAAATTAAGGTATGCGATACAACCACATTTTTTAGGGATCACAAAGCAATTGTTTGGTATTGTAAGAAAGGGAAGGTGGTGGAGTTTTTTAATAATGGAGGGTTCCATCCAGAGAATGATAAACCGCTTAGACCCATCACTCAGTACATGATTGATAAATACGTAAAATAAAAAAAGCACCCACTAAAGCTTATAATTGCTTTTGGTGGGTGCTTGATAGGATTGTATTTTGTTTTTTTTCGAAAAAGAAAATTATTGAATGCACTGTAAATAATCCATGAAAAAGGTCTCCGGTTGATACACTTTTTGATTCATCTCCGAGGTGATTTCTTTTTTGACTACATAATCTTCAATGGTGGTCAAATATTTGATTCGCATTAAATTGATTGGGGAACTTTTTAATTCTTCCATGGTTCCTTTTACAAACAAGAAGGTACCAATGGTTACTCTATTGTCGAATCCGTTTGGATCTCTGATCAAGCTTCCACAGCTTTCTTTATCTTGATGCACCATCGTGATTACTTTTCCGTTTTGCAATTGTAGATACAGTTTTGAGTTTTTGTCAAAACAATTTGCAGACAAAAAGGCTTTACTTTTTTGAATCAAATTAACTGTAAGCGCTGGTAGACCATTATCTGTGACCAAGGAGAAAAATATATATTCTGACTTACCAGCAAATATTTTTTCAGACATTAAATACTCATTGGTAACTTTGTAAATCCCAAGTGAATCGTTAACATTGATGCTATAGTCACAGTCTTTTTGGGCAAATAAAGCAACTGTTGCAAATAAGAAGAAGCTTGTTAGAATTTTTTTCATGATTTATTTTTAGGCTATTTTGGTGCAAATTAAGACTATTTTTTCATTTTTTTCATTCGTAGTAAAAAAACAGTAAGTGTTGCCACCCTCTTTTATTTTCCATTTTTTTCGAATGTTTTCCACGGATTCTGGAAAATTTCGAGTGGTTATATTGGTTTTTATACCGCTAAACACGGCTTTCATTTCGTTTTTGGTGTATCCAATTACCTTAGTAACTTCAAAGGAGCGACCCGGAAAATCAATTACCGAATCAGAGGTGTACAAATGAGAATGTTTATGCAGTTTGTCAAGGTTGAATTGCAATGCCACCTCGTCAAATCCTCCCGATTTCATGATGGCGCTGTTGGGCTCGTAAACGTATCTTTTTGGTGTACCAAAATTTGGAAGGTTTTCATTTTCATTATAAACGAATTCAAATTTTTCAATCTTGTCTTTGACCAAATTGACTGTTTGAATCGAAATAGCACCTTGGTAGTCTTTGTGTATTTCCCATAACAACTCTTTTACTTCATTTTCTAAAGCTATAATGTGAATGGTTTTTACATTTTTCAATTCACTTAAACCAGAACTCAAGTCGAGTAATGGGGCTGTTTTTATTAGAATTTTATTCGAATAGCCAAAATAAAAATTCAAGTTTTCCGGGACATTTGGCAGGCAGTCTTCCAATAAAAACACTTTGCCTTTCGCATCATTTCTGCGTGAAGGATCGATGTACATCCAGTCCCATTGCGAGTTGCATTCGATCAATGTTTGCTTACTATCACCCAGATGACAACTGATGTTTGTTACTTTTAATTGCTGCAAATTATGCTCAACAATGGCAGATAGCTCCGGATTGATCTCGCAATGTGCTACTTGTTTTATTACTTTCGAAAAATAAAAATCATCTACTCCAAAACCACCCGTCAAGTCGATTAGACTATCTCCAGATACCAAAGTTGATTTGTATTGAGCTGTTTTTTCAGAAGAGGTTTGTTCGACCGAAATTTTGCTAGGATAGATAATGTTCTCAGTAGCAAACCAGAGCGGTAGTTTGTCTTTTGCTTTGGTTTTGGCTTCAATTTGTTTCAAAACAGCAAGCCATTCTATATCCAAGAAAGGATTTTTTTGCAAAGCCAATTTCGATAAAGAGACACCAATATTTTTAGTTATAAAATCTTGAACAGTTGGTGCTAAAATAGGGGATTCCAATTACTAAATATTTTCGGTTAAAACAGATACGATTTTGTTCGTAGGAAAGAATTCTTTCAAAACTACTTTTAGAATAGTAAAAAGCGGAATAGCCACAACCATCCCAAACACGCCAAAAGTAACACCACTAATTAAGATCACTAAAAAGATCTCTAAGGGATGTGAATTCACACTTTTGGAGAAAATGATGGGTTGAAAGATGTTATTGTCTATAACTTGAACAATCATAAAACCAATCATAATATAAATTGTCGTTGGCAAAACTTCGGTACTAAAGTCGGTACCTATGCCACCAATCAAAGTCAATATCGCTGCTAATATCATTCCGATTAATGGTCCAATGTATGGGATAATGTTTAACAAGGCGCACAAAAACGCTATAACAAAAGCATTTTCTGCGTGAAATATCAATAAAACGATGAAGTACAGAATAAAAACTACCGTAAGCTGAATCATCAATCCTACAAAATAGCGGGACAATAAAATATTAATTTTGTCGATAGAATTCAGAATTTTATCTTCAGTAGCATCAGGTAGAATCATTTTTGCTTTTTCTTTAAACAGCAATTGATCTTTCAAAAAGAAAAAGGTAATGAACAAGACAGATCCCAATCCCATTCCAAAACCGGCAATAAGGTTCAAGATGGAGTTTATAAAATCGGTAAAATAGTTGTAATTTATTTTTGAAGATAAATTTGATTCCTTTAAAATTTGTTCCAAGTTAATGTGGTTGACATTAAAGTAGTTTTCGATATTTTTTTCAATTACCAAAAATTGCTTTTGCAAGGAATCGGTATCCAACAAGGACAAATTCTCCGCTTGCGAAATGATTAAGGGCACAAACAAAAGTACAAAACCAACGAGTAGCGAAATAAGTACTACCAAAGTCGTCACAGTAGCCATGGTGTTATTGAACTTGAGTCTCTTTTTTAAGAATGAAACAAAAGGATTCGTTACCAAACATAAAATTAACGAAATAAGCAGGTAAATTATAACAGTCTGAATTTGATATAAAAAATACAGAAACAAGCCAATTGCCAAAAAATAAGCAATAGCGCGTAGTATTCCGTTGGCAATGATTTTGGACGTAATCATAAGAGGCGATTTATTAGTTCTATATAAGGAGTAAAGCCGTTGTTGTTAATTATTAAAAATATAAGAGATGATGTTGGCTCCCATTTTCAGTGCTTTCTCTCGCACTGCGATGGGGTCGTTATTCACTTCTGCATTTTCCCATCCGTCACCAAGATCACATTCGTAGGTGTATAAGAGTACCAAACGATTTTTGACAAAAATGCCAAAAGCCTGCGGACGCTTGCCATCATGCTCGTGAATTTTGGGCAAGCCGTTGGGGAACGAGTAGGGCTTTTGAAAAATAGGGTGTGTGGCCGGAAGTTCAACTAATGGGTTATTCGGAAATATTTTTTTGATTTCTTTTCGAATATATTGATCCAATCCATAATTATCATCAATGTGCAAAAAGCCACCTGAATTTAAATAATCTTGAAGATTTTTCACCTCAGAGTCATTAAAAACCACATTTCCGTGCCCCGTTAAATGCACAAACGGATAACTAAATAAATTGGGACTCCCAGGTTCAACCGTTGCAGGTTTTAGTTTGAAAGTAGTATTGATGTTGGTATTGCAAAACCGAATCAAATTGGGTAATGAGGTTGGATTTGCGTACCAATCACCGCCGCCACTGTATTTCAACAAAGCAACTTCTTGACTGTAACTAGTCAAAGAAAGGAATAGCAAACCAAAAATAATTTTTTTCATCAAATACCCGCAATTAAGTGAAAAGCAATATAGTTTTATTATTCGTTAAAAAAGGCAACACTATGACAAGCTACCATAGCAGCAGTCTCTGTGCGTAGGCGAGTGTTACCAAGCGATACTGCTTGAAAATCATTTTCTAAAGCCAATGCAATTTCTTTATCTGAAAAATCACCTTCTGGGCCAATAAGTACGGTTACATCTTCATTGGGTTTCAAAACCGATTTGAGTGTTTTTTTATCCGTTTCTTCACAGTGAGCGATTAACTGCAAACCGTTTCGTTTTTCCTGCGCAACAAATTCCTTAAAAGTAATTGCTGGATTCAGTTTCGGTAAATACAACTCATTCGATTGCTTCAATGCCGAAAGTATGATTTTTTCGTAACGCTCTATATTGACCACTTTTCGTTCTGATCGATCGCAAAGTATAGGCGTGATTTCATGAATTCCAATCTCTGTAGCTTTTTCCAAAAACCATTCAAATCGATCGTTCATTTTGGTCGGTGCCACTGCAAGGTGCAATTGGTATGGCGAAGGTGCTTTGTGGGTACAAGACACAATCTCAACCGTACATTTACTATCAGAAGCTAGGGTTATTTTGGTTTCGAATAAGAGTCCTTTACCATTTGTCACCTGTAATACATCGCCATCGCGTTTGCGAAGTACTTTAATGATATGGCGGCTTTCTTCTTTATCGAAAGAAAAGTTCTCGGTCGTTTGAGTAAGGTCACTATTGTAAAATAATTGCATAATTTAGAATTGAATTCGTGCTTTTGAAACTACAGTTGCAGTTTCAAATTTTTTGTTTAAAAACTTTTGATATCCTACGATGCCAATCATCGCTGCGTTATCGGTGGTGTATTCAAATTTTGGAATATAGGTTTTCCAGCCGTATTTTTGCTCGCCTTCTTTCAAGGTTTTTCGAATTCCGGAATTGGCAGATACACCGCCACCTATGGCAATGCGGTTGATTCCGGTTTCTTTGACAGCCAACTTTAATTTGTCCATCAAGATTTCGATAATAGTATATTGTATAGAGGCGCAAATATCGTTCATATTTTCAGAAACAAAATTTTCGTTCTCTAGTTTTTTCTTTTGTATAAAATAAAGAATAGCGGTCTTTAAACCTGAAAAGCTAAAATCCAATCCCGCCACTTTTGGCTTGGTGAATTTAAATGCCAACGGATTTCCTGTTTGTGCATTTTTATCCACCAATGGTCCACCAGGATAAGGCAAACCAAGAATTTTGGCTGATTTATCAAAGGCTTCACCCACGGCATCATCGGTTGTTTCACCAATAATAGTCATATCAAAAAATCCATCCACACGCACAATTTGCGTATGTCCACCACTGATGGTCAAGGCTAAAAATGGAAATTCGGGTTTTTCAAAGCCTTCTTCATCTATAAAATGAGCAAGAATATGAGCATGCATATGATTCACAGCGATCAACGGAATGTTCAAAGCAATAGCCATAGATTTCGCAAAAGAACTACCTACCAATAAAGAACCCATCAATCCAGGTCCTTGGGTGAAGGCAATTGCGCTTAATTGTTCCTTTTGAATGTTGGCTTTCTTTAAAGCAGCATCAATTACAGGAACAATATTCTGCTGGTGCGCACGTGAGGCAAGCTCGGGTACAACACCTCCATATTGCGTATGTATAAGCTGGTTGGCTACAACATTTGATAGTACTTTGTCGTTTTGCAACACAGCAGCGGCTGTATCGTCACATGAACTTTCGATGGCAAGAATAAAAACCTCGGAATTTTGCATAAAAAGGCACAAATTTTGAATTATATTTGACGAACCGAAATTTAAATTCTTTAATTTTACGGCGCAGCCAAAATTAAAGAATTTTTGTGAAAGGAGTGATGCTTTCCCCGTGCAATATCCATTTTTTAGAAAAAAATAAAAAACAAGAAAATTAAAAAGTTTATAAAAATATTTTCAGGCACTATCTTTGGATTAATTGTCCTTTTATTATTGCTTGCAATTGCACTTTCGACTTCATTTGTGCAGACCAAAATTGCCAAATATGTTACACAAACCTTAAACAAGGATTTTGGTGTCGATATTTCGATGTCAAAAGCCAAAATTAATGTGTTTGGTGGCGTAAAGCTGAATGATGTCCTAATACGAGATCATCATAAGGATACCTTAATATATAGTCAAATTCTAAACACCAACATATTAGACCTAAAAAAATTAACAGAAGGTGATTTAATGTTTGGCGGCATCCGTCTTGAAAACCTATTGTTTAATTTGAAAACCTATAAAGGAGAGAAAGAAACAAATATTGATGTTTTTATAAATAGATTTGATGATGGTAAACCTTCTAGTGGCAAGCATACACTATTCACCACCACAGATGCCGAGATTGTAAACAGCCATTTTATTTTGACAGACGAAAATCGAGTGGTTCCCAAAGATCTTGATTGGACCAAGTTAAATGCTAGGTTGAAAGACTTCAAGCTTTACGGTCCTGATGTGAACACAATTATCAAAAAAATGTCTTTCCACGATCACCGTGGTTTGTATGTGTCTGAACTAAACACGGTTTTTAGTTATACCAAAAAGCAAATTCAGCTTAAAAATCTGGATATACAGACCAAAGAGTCCATGATCAAAGCGGATATTACTTTGGACTATAAAATCACCGATTTTGCCGATTTCAATAATAAGGTAAAATTCACGGGGATTATTTATCCGTCAAAACTTTCTTCGACAGATATTCGACCTTTCTATTCCGATTTAGGTAAAAATTTAATCTTCAATTTGACTACTGGTATCAACGGTACCTTAAATAATTTGACATTAAATCACATTGGCTTATCCAATGCCGACGGAACAACTTTGATTGGAACCATAAATTTCAAAAACATTTGGGGTAATAAGCAACAGCGCTTTTTGATGGATGCTGATGTGACCAAATTGGCAAGTTCCTATGATCATTTAGTAAAATTGATTCCGTCTGTATTGGGAAAAAAATTGCCAGCAGAATTAAAACGAGTGGGTGATTTCTCTCTAAAAGGAGATATTCAATGGAGCGCAACGGATCTTGATGCCGATTTTTCGATGATTACAGATATTGGTCTTGTGCAAGCCGATCTTAGCCTTAATCAGATTGATATAATTGATGAAGCTTCCTATTATGGTAATGTCTTGACCAAAGATTTTAACGTAGGGATTCTACTTGGCGAAAAAAGTCTAGGAAAAGTAACAATGGATGTTGAAATCGACGGTATTGGATTTTCAGAGAAATATTTGGATACGGGTATCAAAGGGGTAGTTTCCAAGATTAATTATAACAATTACAATTACAGCAATGTTTCTTTAAACGGAAACTTCAGGCCTCCGTTTTACCGCGGAAAAGTAAATATTGACGACCCAAATCTTAATATGGACTTTGATGGTTCGGTTGATTTGAGTAAGAAACAAGATAAATATGATTTTCATGTTAATGTTCGAAAAGCCGATTTTCATAAATTAAAATTTGTAAACGAACTTACTTCCAATTTTAGAGGAGATGTCGTGGTGCAGGTGGATGGAAATTCGATTGAAAATTTACAAGGGAATATCTATATCACCAATACATCTTATCAAAACAGTAAGGATACGTATGCTTTTGATGATTTTTCGATCAATTCTATTTTTGATGCAGATAAAATTCGAACCATAACGTTGAACTCTCCAGATATTGTGCAAGGTGAGATTGTAGGGAAATTTAAGTTTAAAGAATTAGGGATTTTAGTTCGAAATTCATTGGGTAGTTTGTATACCAATTTTAAACCTGAGAAAGTAAACAAAGGACAGTTCTTGAAATTTGATTTTACGATTTATAATAAAATCATCGAAATTTTCTACCCCGATATTTCCATCGGTACCAATACGGTCATGAAAGGGAATATCAAATCGGATACGCAAGATTTTAAACTAAATTTCAAATCGCCACAAATTATTGCTGCATCCAATACCTTCGACAATATTAGGGTTTCGGTTGACAACAAAAATCCTTTGTACAATGCCTATGTAGAATTGGATAGCATAAAGACTAAGTTTTATAAGATTCGTGATTTTAGCTTGATCAATGTAACTATAAAAGATACCTTGTTTTTTAGATCTGAATTTAAAGGTGGGCCGAAAGGGGAAGATTATTTTAATTTGAACTTGTACCATACTATTAATAAGGACAACCTGAATGTTGTGGGTGTTAGTAAATCTGAGATGAAATTCAAAGATAACCTTTGGTACTTGAATGAGAAAGATGCGCCGAACAATCAAATATTATTCGATAAGTTACTGAAAAATTTTACCATTGATGACATCATAATGTCACATCAGGACCAAGAAATTGAGTTGAAAGGAAAGATTGGAGGTAC encodes the following:
- a CDS encoding tetratricopeptide repeat-containing sensor histidine kinase, which encodes MQRSPIIFYFFLILFAVSCQKETQKQEKDSNITIDQKTANDLSSTADTLFDAAKYDNAYRKYNAANLLFKVQKDSNNLTYNLIKMAKIQQIVGDYAGSEETLIEAIPYAVSKPEYKLAIQNLLGINSKEQKNYEDAIGYYNYILETVATPKLKFTPINNIATVYIEQARYPEAIALLEPALKMPELDSLPHKKVILMDNLGYAQAKNGAPKIGLPLMEEALVLRKQAHNLYGCIESYSHLADFYKSINIQKSLSYAQLALHNAKETNSVDEQLQALSFLMRNTATNSTNTYAQEFVVLDDSIKKVRNNAKNQFAKIKYDATKANLENIELKEKQTANALEIQTERNKSYFFGFGILFLLLAIAFLIHYFKNKNAKELLQASYITETRISKQLHDELANDVYYAMTFAQNQDLQNPTKMETLVDNLDQIYKRTRNISKENNVVDTGEHFELNLKQMLSSYKSNTVEVILKTENSIDWSAVDDHKKIAIQRVLQELMVNMQKYSKANFVIIGFNSEEKRLLITYSDNGIGCSQKLILKNGLQNAENRIHGIKGLLTFDTQTHKGFKAKIIIPK
- a CDS encoding THUMP-like domain-containing protein, producing MESPILAPTVQDFITKNIGVSLSKLALQKNPFLDIEWLAVLKQIEAKTKAKDKLPLWFATENIIYPSKISVEQTSSEKTAQYKSTLVSGDSLIDLTGGFGVDDFYFSKVIKQVAHCEINPELSAIVEHNLQQLKVTNISCHLGDSKQTLIECNSQWDWMYIDPSRRNDAKGKVFLLEDCLPNVPENLNFYFGYSNKILIKTAPLLDLSSGLSELKNVKTIHIIALENEVKELLWEIHKDYQGAISIQTVNLVKDKIEKFEFVYNENENLPNFGTPKRYVYEPNSAIMKSGGFDEVALQFNLDKLHKHSHLYTSDSVIDFPGRSFEVTKVIGYTKNEMKAVFSGIKTNITTRNFPESVENIRKKWKIKEGGNTYCFFTTNEKNEKIVLICTKIA
- a CDS encoding AI-2E family transporter gives rise to the protein MITSKIIANGILRAIAYFLAIGLFLYFLYQIQTVIIYLLISLILCLVTNPFVSFLKKRLKFNNTMATVTTLVVLISLLVGFVLLFVPLIISQAENLSLLDTDSLQKQFLVIEKNIENYFNVNHINLEQILKESNLSSKINYNYFTDFINSILNLIAGFGMGLGSVLFITFFFLKDQLLFKEKAKMILPDATEDKILNSIDKINILLSRYFVGLMIQLTVVFILYFIVLLIFHAENAFVIAFLCALLNIIPYIGPLIGMILAAILTLIGGIGTDFSTEVLPTTIYIMIGFMIVQVIDNNIFQPIIFSKSVNSHPLEIFLVILISGVTFGVFGMVVAIPLFTILKVVLKEFFPTNKIVSVLTENI
- a CDS encoding DUF4159 domain-containing protein; the protein is MKKIIFGLLFLSLTSYSQEVALLKYSGGGDWYANPTSLPNLIRFCNTNINTTFKLKPATVEPGSPNLFSYPFVHLTGHGNVVFNDSEVKNLQDYLNSGGFLHIDDNYGLDQYIRKEIKKIFPNNPLVELPATHPIFQKPYSFPNGLPKIHEHDGKRPQAFGIFVKNRLVLLYTYECDLGDGWENAEVNNDPIAVREKALKMGANIISYIFNN
- a CDS encoding 16S rRNA (uracil(1498)-N(3))-methyltransferase → MQLFYNSDLTQTTENFSFDKEESRHIIKVLRKRDGDVLQVTNGKGLLFETKITLASDSKCTVEIVSCTHKAPSPYQLHLAVAPTKMNDRFEWFLEKATEIGIHEITPILCDRSERKVVNIERYEKIILSALKQSNELYLPKLNPAITFKEFVAQEKRNGLQLIAHCEETDKKTLKSVLKPNEDVTVLIGPEGDFSDKEIALALENDFQAVSLGNTRLRTETAAMVACHSVAFFNE
- the tsaD gene encoding tRNA (adenosine(37)-N6)-threonylcarbamoyltransferase complex transferase subunit TsaD codes for the protein MQNSEVFILAIESSCDDTAAAVLQNDKVLSNVVANQLIHTQYGGVVPELASRAHQQNIVPVIDAALKKANIQKEQLSAIAFTQGPGLMGSLLVGSSFAKSMAIALNIPLIAVNHMHAHILAHFIDEEGFEKPEFPFLALTISGGHTQIVRVDGFFDMTIIGETTDDAVGEAFDKSAKILGLPYPGGPLVDKNAQTGNPLAFKFTKPKVAGLDFSFSGLKTAILYFIQKKKLENENFVSENMNDICASIQYTIIEILMDKLKLAVKETGINRIAIGGGVSANSGIRKTLKEGEQKYGWKTYIPKFEYTTDNAAMIGIVGYQKFLNKKFETATVVSKARIQF
- a CDS encoding translocation/assembly module TamB domain-containing protein — protein: MLAIALSTSFVQTKIAKYVTQTLNKDFGVDISMSKAKINVFGGVKLNDVLIRDHHKDTLIYSQILNTNILDLKKLTEGDLMFGGIRLENLLFNLKTYKGEKETNIDVFINRFDDGKPSSGKHTLFTTTDAEIVNSHFILTDENRVVPKDLDWTKLNARLKDFKLYGPDVNTIIKKMSFHDHRGLYVSELNTVFSYTKKQIQLKNLDIQTKESMIKADITLDYKITDFADFNNKVKFTGIIYPSKLSSTDIRPFYSDLGKNLIFNLTTGINGTLNNLTLNHIGLSNADGTTLIGTINFKNIWGNKQQRFLMDADVTKLASSYDHLVKLIPSVLGKKLPAELKRVGDFSLKGDIQWSATDLDADFSMITDIGLVQADLSLNQIDIIDEASYYGNVLTKDFNVGILLGEKSLGKVTMDVEIDGIGFSEKYLDTGIKGVVSKINYNNYNYSNVSLNGNFRPPFYRGKVNIDDPNLNMDFDGSVDLSKKQDKYDFHVNVRKADFHKLKFVNELTSNFRGDVVVQVDGNSIENLQGNIYITNTSYQNSKDTYAFDDFSINSIFDADKIRTITLNSPDIVQGEIVGKFKFKELGILVRNSLGSLYTNFKPEKVNKGQFLKFDFTIYNKIIEIFYPDISIGTNTVMKGNIKSDTQDFKLNFKSPQIIAASNTFDNIRVSVDNKNPLYNAYVELDSIKTKFYKIRDFSLINVTIKDTLFFRSEFKGGPKGEDYFNLNLYHTINKDNLNVVGVSKSEMKFKDNLWYLNEKDAPNNQILFDKLLKNFTIDDIIMSHQDQEIELKGKIGGTTNKDLKLTFKDVDLFKVTPEDNKFVFNGNLNGSVNFFQNNTVYKPTASLEIIGLNINKTDLGDLRFDIEGDQNLEKFTIDSFLDNKNLESLKAQGSFTIIGKEAALDLDLKLDKFNLALFNPLGGEVLSNIRGFITGNSHVGGTINQPKISGRLFVDDAGMTVPYLNVDYALDNGSIVDLRDEQFLFRNNVLTDSEFKTKGMLRGSIEHNKFMDWKLNLDISSNRLLVLNTKDSEDAAYYGTAFIDGNASITGPTNGLFIKVNAKSEKGSALKIPINQAESVGENSLLHFITAKEKSNIKKGIVDNSRNYKGLELEFDLDITPDAEVEVILDRNSGHGMKGKGFGSLLFKINTLGKFNMWGDFQAYEGSYNFKYGGLIDKKFDVRKGGSISWEGNPMRAQLNLEAVYKTIANPAVLLENSSFNRKVPVNVVIGIKGDLSSPEPDFNIEFPTVTNVLKSEIQYKLYDKDVRQTQALYLLSSGGFLSSEGVSQSDFSGSLFETASSLLGGIIKSDNDKFKVGFLYTAADKRLGKETDGRVVATISSKINERFTINGKVGVPFGGINESAVVGDLEVQYRVNEDGTLSLRIFNRENDVNYIGQGIGYTQGAGLTYEVDFDTFKELVDKIFNNQKTKKAIQYIDQFQDSNLAPEYFNFNKPKEPKSVKTDPNREGLVPEEE